TTGTGTTATTAAGCATTTTTCTTAGTTTTTTAACTTCCTCTTCTTTTCGGAATTTTTCTATCGAATCTATTAGACTCATAAATATTCTTTCTGGTTCGATATCATAATCAAAATTCCATGTTAACTTTATTAAATTAATTAACTCTTCGCTACCATTTTCCAATATTTCTGATAAATCATAGCCATTTTCAATAAAATCTAAAAATTCTTTTCCATATGTTTCAAAGTCTTTTGAAGAGAGTTTTTCTTGTATTCTTTTTCTATACTTTTTATGTTTTATCCATAACCAAATAAGTTGTTTATCTAATTCATTATACCTTTTTTCTCTTGAGGATATTGTTGGTTCTTCAAGAGATGCATAAGGAATTACTTTTTTATTGTACTTTTTATATTTTAATATATTATCAATGGCTTTTTTTATATTATTTTCTGGCTTTAAAATAATCAAAGAAATTCTTTTAATAAATGTATCCAGAATTGCAGCATGCTTTGATCGTTGAAATTTCAAATACCATTCTGCCATTTTTTCAAGATATTGTTCAATACCAAATTCATCATCTAAATTATATTTATCTTTAAAATATTCAGGTATAAATTCATGAAATTTTTTCGAATTTTCTAAAGTTCGAAGAATCCCATTTTGCCCTTCTTTTTTTATTAATTCATCAGGATCTTTTGTGGTGTATTGGGCTATGGCAACCTGAAATCCAAAAGATAATAAATAATCTAAAGATTTAAGTGTGGCGTTTTGACCGGCTTCATCCATATCAAACATAGTGATAATTTTATCGGATAATTTTATAAGTTTTTTAGCATGATATTGCGTAAAAGCTGAACCGAGAATTGCAACAGTATTTTCAAAACCATTTATATGCATACTAATAGCATCAAAATAACCTTCTACTAAAATACTATATTTTTCTCTTTTTATAATATTTTTAGATTTATCAAATAAGAATAAAATCTTAGATTTCTGGAAGAATTTATTTTCTGGACTGTTTAAGTATTTAGGGGTTTCATTTTTTATTGTTCTTCCTGCAAAGGCAATAACTCTTCCAAAATCATCATTTATAGGAATAATTATTCTGTTTTGAAATATTTCTTTCCCATCTTCTCTAACTATTCCTAATTTATTTCCAAGAGTTATCGGTAAATCAAAATCATCTAAAATTGATGATTTTAAAGAACCATTGGAAAAACCCAAACCAAATCTTTCAGCATAATTTTTATTAATTCCTCTGTTGATTAAATATTTCCATGCTGGATGAGATTGAGGTAAATTCAACAATATTTCTTTATATTTTTTATGATATTCTTCAAATATTTGTAGTTCTATAGGTAGCTCTTTTCTTTGTATATATTGAGAAATATCTATACCAGCTAAAACTGCAGCCTTTTTAACGGCATCTATAAAATTTAATTGTTCATATTTTTGAATAAAGCTAATTGGATCGCCATGGGCGCCACATCCGAAACAATGAAAAGTATTTGTTGATGGGAAAATAAAAAAAGAAGGTGTGTCTTCTGGATGAAAAGGACACAAGGCGGTATAATTCTTTCCCGTTTTTTTTAAAGAAAGATAATTTCCGACAATATCTTTTATATTTAATCTTGAATTGATTTCATCAATAATTTCCTTTGGTATCAAGATACCATCTCCATATAGCAAAATTATGGGAACGGAAAACCGTTCCCTTATTATGCAACATTTTGATATAAAGCAAAGATCATCTCTTTGAGAATTGAGGAGCTCTTCTTGCTTTTCTTAAACCGTATTTCTTTCTTTCTACTTCTCTTGGATCTCTTGTTAATAATCCGTATTTTCTTAAAACAGGTCTTAAGTTTTCGTCGAATTTTAATAAAGCTCTTGCAATACCCAATCTAATAGCACCAGCTTGACCATTCATTCCTCCGCCTTCTACAGTTATAACTAAATCGAATTTTCCTTCATTTTCTGTAACTGTTAAAGGTTCTAAAGCGTGTTTTGACCAAACAGGGTTATTATTAAAGTATTGAGTTAAATTTTCAAATTCTTTTTTATTTACTCTTACTTTTCCTTCACCTGGTCTTAAGTGTACTCTTGCGATAGAAGCTTTTCTTCTACCTGTTCCATAATAATCTATAAATTCAGCCATGCATTATTCCCTCCTTATAATTCCAACTTTTCTGGTTTTTGTGCTTCATGAGGGTGACTAGAACCAGAATAAACCTTTAATTTCTTGAACATGTGTCTTCCTAATGTTGTTTTTGGAAGCATACCTTTTACAGCTTTTTCTATTAATCTTTCAGGATATTTTTCTAATATTTCTTTTGCTGTTTGTTCTTTTATACCTCCAGGATATCCTGTATGTCTATAATATTTCTTTTGAGTCCATTTTTTACCTGTTAAAACAATTTTTTCAGCATTTATTACAATTACATAATCACCTGTATCGACATGTGGTGTATAAGTTGGTTTGTGTTTCCCCTGCAATATCTTAGCTACTTGTGAAGCTAATCTACCTAATGACATTCCAGCTGCATCAACAACATACCATTTTCTTTCAATTTCTTCATTTTTTGCTAAATAACTCTTTTGAGTCATAATTGAAGCCATTTTGCTGTCCTCCTTTCTTAGGAAAAAAAGTTCTTTATTCTTTTATATAACAAGTCGCCTAAAATAGCGTCTATAATGAATTTAATCATATTAAAAGCGATTATAGTTATAATAAGTGTCCATGATGATAAACCAAAATATTTTGCTGCTTCGCTAAAAGACATTTTAAAATAAATAGGAATAATAGCCATGTTCATTAAAACCATTATTATACCAACACCAAAAGAAGAAATACTATATTTAATATATTTGTTTATATTTAATTTAAAAATTGTAAGTATTGATATAAAAGTAAAAATGGCTATAAAATCCATTGAAACGCCTATTAAATCACCAGATTTTACAAAATAAAATACAATATCTTTTGTTATTAACGAGAACATGGCGGTTTTCCAGTCAAATAAAAAAAGAGAAGCAATAATTAGTAATGCACTTGGATCAAATTTCAAAAAACTTGCAAAAGGAAATATTGGAAATTCTAAAAACATTAATAGTACCGATAACGCTCCCAATATTCCTGCCGTGGATAATGTTTTTACACGGCTCATATTATCACCATCTCATCTTTCTGGATAAACGCTGATTATTCTTCTGTTGTTTCTTTTTTCGAATTTCACATAACCTTCTATTTTAGCAAATATTGTATGATCTTTTCCAATTCCAACATTGTTTCCTGGGTGGAAATGAGTTCCTCTTTGTCTAACAATGATATTTCCTGGAACTACTTTTTGACCGTCGCTTTTTTTAACTCCGAGGTACTTAGGATTGGAATCTCTTCCGTTTTTTGCGGTACCTCCACTCTTTTTTGATGAAAAGAGTTGAAGATTTATTTTCATTACTTATTCACCTCCACTTTTAAGTTATCGGGATAACTTTCTTCAATACTTTTTAATGCATCGTGTAAATATTTTATCAATTTATCAGATAACTCATTATTTGACCAATTAATTTTTAAATAACCATCTTTTGTTTTGAAATCGCCTAAATTCTCATTTTTAATGATTTCTGAAACAAATTGGGTTAAAACACTTACAGCACTACATACAATGTCTTTTCCATACTGATCGAAATCTGCGTGTCCTTTAATTGTAACTATGTTTTTTTTGAAATTAAATGTTACTTGAATCATGCTTCGATTTTTTTAATCTTTAAAGCAGTAAAATGTTGACGATGTCCTTTTTTTCTTCTGTAATTTTTTCTTCCCTGGAACTTTACAACTAATACTTTTTTATCTTTTCCATGTTTTACGACTTCAGCAACAACCTTTGCGTTTTCTACGTATGGCTTTCCAACTTTTGCAGACTCATCTTTTACAAATAAAACTTTGTCTAAAACAACTTCAGAACCTGGTTCATATCCATTTAATTTTTCTGTGTAAAGTTCCATGCCTTCTTCTACTCTGTATTGTTTTCCGCCAACTTCAATGATAGCGTACATATAGTCACCTCCTCTTGAAATAATAATATTGGGCTAAGGTACCACTTGGGATTTTAAACCTTAGACCCTTTCCGAATTATTTTATCATATTTCACACTAAGCATTGATTAAACTTATGTTAAAATTATAAATCGGTTTAATTATCCAGTATATGTACTATTATTGATTTCAATTCCAATAGGGCAATGATCGGAACCCATTACATCTGAAAGAATAAAAGCATCTTTAATTTTATTTTCCAAAGGAGTACTTATGAAGAAATAATCTATTCTCCATCCAACATTCCTTTCTCTTGCTCTAGTTTTGTAATCCCACCATGTATAATTATTTGGTTCTTGATTAAACATTCTGAATGTATCAATAAATCCACTATCCAATAACTTATCAATCCATTCTCTTTCTATGGGTAAAAATCCAGATACATTTTCATTTTCCTTTGGTCTTGCAAGATCTATTTCTTTATGTGCAGTGTTAACATCGCCACAAATAATAATATTAGGTTGTTTCTTTTTATAATCTTCTAAAAATTCCAATAAATAATAGTAAAAATCCATTTTATATTCCAATCTTTCCTGTCTTGCTTTACCGTTTGGGAAATATATATTAAAAAGCGAAAAGTTTTCATATTCAGTAATTAATGTTCTTCCTTCAGAATCAAACTTTTCATTTCCGAAACCTTTTAAAATATTTTTTGGTTCGATTTTTGTAAAAGTAGCTACACCACTATATCCTTTTTTTTCTGCTGAAACAAAATATTTTTTCCATGTTCCATAACTTAAAAATTTTTTGGTTAATTGCTCTTCCCTTGCTTTTGTTTCTTGAATACATAATATATCTGGATCTTCGGTATTCAGGAAATCTATAAAACCTTTCTTTATAGCTGCTCTTATTCCATTAACATTCCAAGATATAATTTTCATATATTTATCACCTCAAACAGTATAGTTAAAATACAATTATCATATTAAATTATAACATAATTTTCTATTTGAAATTTATAAAATAAAATAGTAAAATTATAGAAAGATGAAAACTTCAGAATTTTGATTTTTTGGAGTATATTATGCAAAAAACGCAAATGATGCATTAAAATATTCAAAAAGATTTATTAATAGGAGGCTATAAGATGGGAGTTTTAAAAGGGTTAAAACCAGAAAAAGTATTTTATTATTTTGAAGAAATAAGTCAAATACCAAGATGTTCGGGAAATGAAAAAGCTATTAGCGATTACCTTGTAAATTTTGCTAAAGAAAGGAACTTAGAATATATTCAAGATAAAGCATTAAATGTGATTATAAGAAAACCAGCAACCAAAGGTTATGAAAGTGCTCCAGGTGTTATTATTCAAGGTCATATTGATATGGTTTGTGAAAAAACTTCTGATTCTAATCATGATTTTTCAAAGGACCCTATAAAATTACAAATAGATGGAGATTATATAAAAGCAACGAATACAACATTGGGAGCGGATAATGGTATTGCTGTGGCATATGCATTAGCTATACTTGATTCCAAAGATATAGCCCACCCTGAAATAGAAGCATTATTTACAACAGAAGAAGAAACAGGAATGACAGGAGCAAATGAATTGGATCCATCATTATTAAATGGAAAAGTACTTTTAAATATAGATTCTGAAGAAGAAGGAATATTTTATGTGAGTTGTGCAGGTGGTTTGAGAGATGTAATAACATTGCCAGTTGAATTTAAAAAGCCAGAAAATAAATATGGAATAAGATTAAAGGTATTTGGATTGCAAGGTGGGCATTCTGGAATGGAAATTATAAAGCAGAGAGGAAATGCC
The genomic region above belongs to Marinitoga hydrogenitolerans DSM 16785 and contains:
- a CDS encoding ECF transporter S component, whose protein sequence is MSRVKTLSTAGILGALSVLLMFLEFPIFPFASFLKFDPSALLIIASLFLFDWKTAMFSLITKDIVFYFVKSGDLIGVSMDFIAIFTFISILTIFKLNINKYIKYSISSFGVGIIMVLMNMAIIPIYFKMSFSEAAKYFGLSSWTLIITIIAFNMIKFIIDAILGDLLYKRIKNFFS
- the rplU gene encoding 50S ribosomal protein L21, coding for MYAIIEVGGKQYRVEEGMELYTEKLNGYEPGSEVVLDKVLFVKDESAKVGKPYVENAKVVAEVVKHGKDKKVLVVKFQGRKNYRRKKGHRQHFTALKIKKIEA
- a CDS encoding exodeoxyribonuclease III, with translation MKIISWNVNGIRAAIKKGFIDFLNTEDPDILCIQETKAREEQLTKKFLSYGTWKKYFVSAEKKGYSGVATFTKIEPKNILKGFGNEKFDSEGRTLITEYENFSLFNIYFPNGKARQERLEYKMDFYYYLLEFLEDYKKKQPNIIICGDVNTAHKEIDLARPKENENVSGFLPIEREWIDKLLDSGFIDTFRMFNQEPNNYTWWDYKTRARERNVGWRIDYFFISTPLENKIKDAFILSDVMGSDHCPIGIEINNSTYTG
- the rpsI gene encoding 30S ribosomal protein S9; this translates as MAEFIDYYGTGRRKASIARVHLRPGEGKVRVNKKEFENLTQYFNNNPVWSKHALEPLTVTENEGKFDLVITVEGGGMNGQAGAIRLGIARALLKFDENLRPVLRKYGLLTRDPREVERKKYGLRKARRAPQFSKR
- a CDS encoding ribosomal-processing cysteine protease Prp, yielding MIQVTFNFKKNIVTIKGHADFDQYGKDIVCSAVSVLTQFVSEIIKNENLGDFKTKDGYLKINWSNNELSDKLIKYLHDALKSIEESYPDNLKVEVNK
- the rplM gene encoding 50S ribosomal protein L13; the protein is MASIMTQKSYLAKNEEIERKWYVVDAAGMSLGRLASQVAKILQGKHKPTYTPHVDTGDYVIVINAEKIVLTGKKWTQKKYYRHTGYPGGIKEQTAKEILEKYPERLIEKAVKGMLPKTTLGRHMFKKLKVYSGSSHPHEAQKPEKLEL
- the rpmA gene encoding 50S ribosomal protein L27: MKINLQLFSSKKSGGTAKNGRDSNPKYLGVKKSDGQKVVPGNIIVRQRGTHFHPGNNVGIGKDHTIFAKIEGYVKFEKRNNRRIISVYPER
- the dnaG gene encoding DNA primase translates to MIPKEIIDEINSRLNIKDIVGNYLSLKKTGKNYTALCPFHPEDTPSFFIFPSTNTFHCFGCGAHGDPISFIQKYEQLNFIDAVKKAAVLAGIDISQYIQRKELPIELQIFEEYHKKYKEILLNLPQSHPAWKYLINRGINKNYAERFGLGFSNGSLKSSILDDFDLPITLGNKLGIVREDGKEIFQNRIIIPINDDFGRVIAFAGRTIKNETPKYLNSPENKFFQKSKILFLFDKSKNIIKREKYSILVEGYFDAISMHINGFENTVAILGSAFTQYHAKKLIKLSDKIITMFDMDEAGQNATLKSLDYLLSFGFQVAIAQYTTKDPDELIKKEGQNGILRTLENSKKFHEFIPEYFKDKYNLDDEFGIEQYLEKMAEWYLKFQRSKHAAILDTFIKRISLIILKPENNIKKAIDNILKYKKYNKKVIPYASLEEPTISSREKRYNELDKQLIWLWIKHKKYRKRIQEKLSSKDFETYGKEFLDFIENGYDLSEILENGSEELINLIKLTWNFDYDIEPERIFMSLIDSIEKFRKEEEVKKLRKMLNNTNDPKEKKEIMKKIFEILATLKKRGGVF